One genomic region from Gossypium hirsutum isolate 1008001.06 chromosome D13, Gossypium_hirsutum_v2.1, whole genome shotgun sequence encodes:
- the LOC107918573 gene encoding transcription factor bHLH81 encodes MKPTPGGSSSSSGGGAEGSRAGLARFRSAPATWLEALLEEEEEDPLKPSQCLTQLLTGNSTSTPTIRNSLLFPNSAYPSGLFEPSGFQRQNSSPADFPGNNPAASSDAYFSNFGVVANYDYLSPTMDVSPSSKRASELDTQFPPTKFHSQLKGEPSDQISGGISNLIDVDMEKLLEDSVPCRVRAKRGCATHPRSIAERVRRTRISDRIRKLQELVPNMDKQTNTADMLEEAVEYVKHLQRQIQELTEHQKRCKCKAKD; translated from the exons ATGAAACCGACGCCTGGCGGCAGTAGCAGCTCTAGTGGCGGTGGCGCTGAAGGGAGTCGAGCTGGACTCGCCCGTTTCCGCTCAGCGCCAGCCACTTGGTTAGAAGCCCTTCtcgaggaagaagaagaggaccCTTTGAAGCCTAGCCAGTGCTTGACTCAGCTACTAACTGGAAATTCAACCTCAACACCCACCATTCGAAATTCATTGCTTTTTCCCAACTCAGCCTATCCATCTGGGTTGTTTGAGCCTTCTGGTTTCCAGAGGCAAAACAGTTCTCCAGCTGATTTTCCTGGGAATAATCCTGCTGCTTCCTCTGATGCCTACTTCTCTAACTTTGGAGTTGTTGCAAATTATGACTATTTATCGCCAACTATGGATGTTTCCCCCTCGAGTAAGAGGGCTAGCGAGCTTGATACGCAATTCCCACCAACAAAGTTCCATTCTCAGTTG AAAGGAGAGCCAAGTGATCAGATTTCTGGTGGGATATCTAATCTTATAGATGTAGATATGGAGAAACTTTTGGAGGATTCGGTACCTTGCAGGGTCCGTGCGAAGCGAGGGTGTGCTACTCATCCTCGAAGTATTGCAGAAAGG GTTCGGAGAACACGGATTAGCGATCGCATTAGAAAGCTTCAGGAGCTTGTCCCCAACATGGATAAG CAAACCAACACGGCAGACATGCTGGAAGAAGCGGTGGAGTATGTTAAACATCTTCAAAGGCAGATTCAG GAACTCACAGAGCATCAAAAGAGATGCAAATGCAAAGCTAAAGATTGA